Part of the Hemiscyllium ocellatum isolate sHemOce1 chromosome 48, sHemOce1.pat.X.cur, whole genome shotgun sequence genome, gccctgagttcatctgccttccctgttcggccccttgcattgaagtaaatgcttcTTGAGTGGAAGAGTTATCGCCACTTTTCAGTACGATGTAACCTTTCCAGAATTGAGTAGGTTTCAGAAATTAATTCCAATGCATTAAATTACCTTTTTGAAAACTCAACGGGAAGGTCCATCAAACCTAGAGACTTATCAACCTGCAACTCTGTTTGCTTGACTATTTCCCTTCAAGTGATTTTTGATGAGGGAACAAATATCTTGACCTGGTACCGTCAAGAAAGAGTGCAATGGAAACAGGTCAGTTGCACGAGCTGTAAAACAGTGTTAGAAGCATTGTCTGATTCTTGTCAGACAAAGCACGTTTGACACTACCAGGAGATAGGTCTTAGCACCTTCTCGTGGCTTGGCACAAGAGCTTCCCATACATCTTTTCAATTTCTATCACTTGCCCTATCATCAGGACATCGGATTATTGGTCCGAAGACTGGTTCTCATTCATTCCCTTGGATTCCTGCCCTCTTAACAAATGGCTGAAGAGGAAATGACTGAGAGGGAGATAAAAAAGAAGCCCCAGGCTTGCGGTTTATATTCAAAGGACTGAACTACTTCTATTTGAGGTTCCATGTTGGGCACCAAAAATCTCGACCTTGTGTGTTTGATTTACTTGCTTTCTTAGTGGGACTAATTCTTTACTAATAATGAGAAGTGGTTTATCATGAGATGCAGTTTTTTTAATTGTTGAAACAACAATTCACACACATATCTTGTGTGtgagaaatggagaaaggtgaccagtggtgttccacaggggtcagtgttggggccactgttgtttgtgatatacataaatgatcacaatagggcactgttggtatgatcagcaagtttgcagatgacacgaagattggtggagtagcggaAAGCATAAGGCACcatcagagaatacaggaggatatagatagactggagagttgggcggaaaagtaccagatggttttcaatccagacaaatgtgaggtattgcatttaggcaagtctaattctagagcgaattatacaatgaatggaagagccttgggaaaagttgacggcagacagatctgggagtgcaggtccatggtaccctgaaggttgctgcacaggtggatagagtggtcaagaaggcatatggtatgcttgccgtcattggatggggtattgagtataagagctggcaagtcatgttaaaattgtacaggacgttggttcggccgcatttagaatactatgtactgtcctggtcgccacattaccaaaaggatgtggacgctttggagagggtgcagagaagtttACGAGGATTCAAGCAGCAATTTGATttcagacagtcaacatggttttgtcaagggcagagtttttgagaaggtgaccaagcatatagatgagggtatggcagttgatgtggtatacatggacttcagtaaagcctttgatagggttccacatgataggctgttggagaaaatgcagaggcataggattgagggtaatttagcagtttggattagaaactggctttctgaaagaaagcagcgagtggtggttgatggaaactATTCAACCTGAAGTccggttagattagattagattacttacagcgtggaaacaggcccttcggcccaacaagtccacaccgacccgccgaagcgcaacccacccatacccctacatttacccctttacctaacactatgggcaatttatcctggccaattcacctaacctgcacatctttggactgtgggaggaaaccggagcacccggaggaaacccacgcagacccggggagaacatgcaaactccacacagtcagtcgcctgagtcgggaattgatcccgggtctccggcgctgtgaggcagcagtgctaaccactgtgccaccgtgccgcccacacggttaCTCGTGGTGTGGCACaggggtctgttttgggaccactactgtttgtcatttttataaattgacTTAGACAcaagcataggtggatggattagtaaatttgcagatgacactaaagtcattggagtagtggacagtttggaagaatgttatagattgcagggggacttaggtaaactgcaggattgggctgagaggtggcaaatggagttcaatgcagctaaatgtgaggtgatgctctttgggaagattaacaggaaggcagagtactgggtcaatggaaagattcttggtagtgtggatgtgcagagggatcttggagtccatgtacatagatccctgaaagttgccacctaggtggatagtgctgttaagaaggcatacggtgtggtGTGCTGGCTACgtagaatagtccatcttccatagttacactggcaccactccccacctcttcctccgctacattgatgacattttttacaaacccatctaCTCCCACAGCTGCTTGGATTAcagctcttcccaccctacctcctgcaaaaatgccatcctgtattcccaattcctccgcctctgccgtatctgctcccaggaggaccagttccacgagagaacacaccagatggtctccttctttagagaccgcaatttcccttcccacctggttgaagatgccctccaatgcacctcatccacatcccacccctccaccttcaaaccccacccctccaaccgtaacaaggacagaacccccccggtgctcaccttccatcctaccaacattcGTGTAAACCATATCATCtgacaacatttccgccacctccaaatggacccctccaccagggatatgtttccctccccacccctttccgccttccgtaaagactgttccctctgtggtcaggccccccccaacaacccaccctcccatcctggtaccttcccctgccaccgcagaaactgtaaaacctgcaccctcacctcctccctcacctccatccaaggccctgcacatccaccaatatcacttattgtatccattgctcccgatgtggtctcctcaacattgggcTGATAACTGTATatggtaaaaacagtgactgcagatgctggaaaccagattctggattagtggtgctggaagagcacagcagttcaggctgttgcttgacgagtccATGAGAatgttctcccaattttggcattagcccccagatgttagtaaagaACATTTTCCAAGGTCAACAGATCTATTTCCAGTGTTGCCTCTTCTGGTTCCTAGGTCAATATCTGCTGCGCCAtccatttttatttctgttgTGAGGATTCATAGTGATTGAAACAACTGAATGGCCATTTCAAAAGGTAGTtgcaagtcaaccacattgctgtggctctgaagtcacatgtaggccagaccaggtgaaggaTGATGACAGGGTAAAATGTGGTACAAAGGACAATAATATTAAAAACATCAACAGATGAACTTGCAGTGGGCAAAGCTGTTTCTCAGTGTGCACAGAGATAAGATTTGTAATACAAAGAAAATCTTGTTGTTTGCACAATGCTTTCTGTGATCCCAGGACATTATAAAATATTTTCTTGTAATGGCTTTGTGTTTGGAAATGCACTCACTAGTAAAATGTAATGAACACTGCTGCCAACGTAGCATGTCGATATGTTATGAATTATGCAACTACAAATGTGTAAATTCAATTGTATCTTTTCTTTAGATAAAGGAAGATCTAACATTGAAATGATTTCCCTGATTCAAATCATGACCAAGAAGACTCATGAGCTGGGTTGAAAGATGTCTCCAGTCCTGTCCAACTAACACCAGGTTAGAACTTGCAGTTTGGCTACTGGTAAGACAGAACCTGGCCTGTCTATCGAAGAATGGATCAGAATTTCAACCATTCTGTGAAATTCCAGCCCGCTTCCTTGCTCAACATTTCATTGCTGGCAGAACAATTCCAGTTCTGCTCGGACTCAGTGAGTAGTACCACTTTTCTCATCGTGGCCTACAGTGCAGTGATGGCAGTGGGCATGATTGGCAACATGTGCCTGGTTTTGGTCATTATGAGGCAGAAGGAAATGCGTAATGTGACCAATATCCTGATCGCCAACCTGTCATGCTCAGATATCCTCATTACCACCCTTTGCCTCCCAGTGACAGTGATTTATACCATGATGGACCATTGGATCCTTGGTGCTGCACTTTGCAAGTTGACCCCATTTGTTCAGTGCACGTCAGTTACTGTGTCCATCCTCTCCTTGGTCCTGATTGCTTTGGAGAGACATCAGCTGATTATCAACCCAACTGGTTGGAAGCCAGCAGTGGGCCATGCATACTTGGCAGTTGCTCTCAGCTGGCTAGTTGGAAGTTTAATCTCTTTACCTTTTATCTCCTTCAACGTCTTGACCAGTGAGCCCTACTCAAACATTTCCTTTCTCCCAGACTCTTTCAAGGATCATGCAGCTTGTATTGAAAGCTGGCCTTCAGAGCAGCACAAGCTGGCCTACACCACCTGCCTCTTGGTCTTCCAGTATGGCTTGCCCCTGCTTCTGATGCTGACCTGTTACTTCCGGATCTTCCTGCGTCTCCGAAGGCGCCGGGAGATGGTGGACCGTGCAAGGGATGGGAACCGCCGGGTCAGCCACAGTCGGAAGATCAACATCATGTTGGCATCTATTGTTGTGGCCTTTGGCCTTTGTTGGCTGCCACTCACAGTTTTCAACACGGTATTTGATTGGAACCACGAGGCCATCTCCATCTGTCACCACAACCTCATCTTTTCACTTTGTCACCTGACAGCTATGCTGTCCACCTGCGTCAACCCAGTCATCTATGGCTTCCTCAATACCAACTTCCAGAAGGAGGTGAAGGCCATGTTGTACCGTTGTCGTTGTGGTGGCACTTCAGACACCTACGAGAGTTTTCCTTTGTCCACAGTCAACACTGAACTGTCGAAAGCTTCCGTATGCCATTAATTGTGTCTAACTTCAGCTGCATTGTGCCTTTTGTGGATCATTTGACACTCGTTCTTGCTGTTTATGTCTGCAGCAATTACATCGCTCCCCTCATGCCAAGTCTCACTGCTGAGAGTTGTCAGTCTGCGCCGAGACGGTCTGGCTCCAGCAGTCGTGGATGACTTGTCAATGCTGTGTTGTCAATGCTTTGAAAATCAGGACCCCTGAAATGCACCAACACGGGGAGGCTGTGCGTTACTTGCCTTAAAGTGACCCATCTTCAAGTAACATTGACACTGAATTTGTGAGACAACGGTTCCAAAATGTACCTGGCACGGGTGAGGTGACAGTATGCAGTAGGTTGTTTGTGTATCTTATTGGGCCTCTGGCTGACAAATCTGCTGGTTCCTCCGGATCTCACATGGTCCTTTACTAGCTCCACACAACTGAGTGGGGGGgagcggggcgggggggggggggggggcacagccTGGGTACCCATGGAAGGTGGGGATAAGGGAAATGTTACAGATGAGGCTGCATGCATCAACCCCAAAGTGATACTGAAAGCATCATTACTGGCAGGTAGAGGTTCAGGTCAAGAAGTACTCAGTGGCAAGGCGTCAGTGCAGGATTTGTACAGCTATCGTGTTGCCTAAGTGGAACCACGCCAGGGGAGCCTCATGTGATGCGGCGCTTAGTGTCATGGCAAATCAGGAGGGCCTGGTAGCAAGACTCCTTTGTCTTCTGCCTTTATAATTGAGCCGCAAGGAGGACCCTGAAAATGAGGGACAAGAAAAGGATGTCATTTTTTCCTTTTCAAGTTATTCAAGTGGTTTTGAAGACGTTTGTGGATGAGACAGTGGTGCTGGAGGTGGGGAGGAAAGGAAATGAAGTGCTGGGAAATTGTCAGTCTGAGTTCAGCCTTTTCAGTATGTGTTAACAGAAAAATGCATGAGCTTGTTTAAAATGTGTATCAATGTTATATTTGTATGTCATTTTGCCACATTTACAGGGGCCAAACTACTTCAGTCGAGAATCTTCAACAGATAGCAGGGGGCTTAATGGAAAAGGGACAGGTCTGATGAAGTGGATCTGGAATATTTGATTCGACAGATTGGTGAATAAGGCATATAGAGCAATGTTTTGTGGATATTCTTTCCTTTTTTAAAGAGTGCCCAATATGCAAACTGCCCTGATTGAGTTTCTGCAAAATGCAAAATCAAAGATAATGGACTAGGGGTGTGGTGGTTATCAGTTTGTAAAGGCAGTTTTATGTCTGGGGGCAAATCTCACTGAAGGTCCAGATTACTGTTCTGTAAATAAAACACATTTCTTTCTCTACTAACCTCAGACAAATGATCTTTTGATGTAACTCAGTTGAAGTATTGCTGGAATGAGATACTGCTTTTGAATGCTCCAATAAAATCAATAAGGCTGAGTTTCATATTGTTTGTTATTCACTGTTTCAAGATTTGTGTCAATCATTGAAGGACTGTCCCGTTTCATTAGCGCACCAGAGGATCTCACGACAAGTAAATAAACCTGACCTTCTACTGTTCTCTGACATTATCAGAAGCTTTGAGGAAACCAGGAGCAGCATGAGTGACTTAAAAGTAAAGTTGCCTTTGTCATCAGGGGCCTCCTTCGTTTCAAGGACATTGCATGTTTTGGGTGCAAATTTCTAACAGGGCTCTCCACGTCACCGTGCAGGATGATTCTTGAACAGCAGAGCTTCCGGTCTCCTTCTAGAGTGGAGGATATGTTTCCTATTCTTTGTTTGTTGACACTGTCCCATTGCAAAAAGGAGAAGAGCAGATGGAGGTCGCAGTGCGTAGAAGATGAGAGCTGAGGTGCTGCAATGAATAAAATGAATAGGAGCTAGTTGCCTCTGATTAGCTGGAGTGAAGGGAAATGAACACCTTGCCAACAACACTGTGCAGCACAGAGAACCCCCAGATTCCTGGGGTTTTGGGGACAGATCTGAGAGTGTTTGCATTCTTGTTCTAGATTTGGGTACTGGGGAGCAG contains:
- the npy8br gene encoding neuropeptide Y receptor Y8b, which gives rise to MDQNFNHSVKFQPASLLNISLLAEQFQFCSDSVSSTTFLIVAYSAVMAVGMIGNMCLVLVIMRQKEMRNVTNILIANLSCSDILITTLCLPVTVIYTMMDHWILGAALCKLTPFVQCTSVTVSILSLVLIALERHQLIINPTGWKPAVGHAYLAVALSWLVGSLISLPFISFNVLTSEPYSNISFLPDSFKDHAACIESWPSEQHKLAYTTCLLVFQYGLPLLLMLTCYFRIFLRLRRRREMVDRARDGNRRVSHSRKINIMLASIVVAFGLCWLPLTVFNTVFDWNHEAISICHHNLIFSLCHLTAMLSTCVNPVIYGFLNTNFQKEVKAMLYRCRCGGTSDTYESFPLSTVNTELSKASVCH